From Acidithiobacillus sp., the proteins below share one genomic window:
- the iscX gene encoding Fe-S cluster assembly protein IscX, translating into MRWTDTMELAIALDEAHPDADVVHLRFTDLHRWILELPDFEGEPEKSSEGILEAIQMAWLAERD; encoded by the coding sequence ATGCGCTGGACCGACACCATGGAGCTTGCCATTGCCCTGGATGAAGCCCACCCGGACGCCGATGTGGTCCATCTGCGTTTCACCGATCTGCATCGCTGGATATTAGAACTGCCCGATTTTGAAGGCGAACCCGAAAAGTCCAGCGAAGGCATCCTCGAAGCCATCCAGATGGCCTGGTTGGCGGAGAGAGACTGA